From the Nitrosopumilus sp. genome, one window contains:
- a CDS encoding PEFG-CTERM sorting domain-containing protein, translating into MLKISLFMILGVSMFSTAVFAEPTLELDVSSQEIKALDSIWISGKITEVSQFKPVKLKIIGPDGALVFAPQLAIKDNGEFKKLLNPPIPSFKEGTYLVTASHEDSEITASTQFTVTSQAIPRNPDAVIIKENPTIVKELPKTTSGITMSADAINGSDIITINGNTSYRGTDITLIVNSPAGNLVTIAQVTPGINGDFEIEIKVGGPLWKEDGMYTITANQGTASEHKQSIKVEIKEGVVVPEFGVITSLVLAISIILIIVVSAKSKLAILPKY; encoded by the coding sequence ATGCTAAAGATTTCATTGTTTATGATATTAGGTGTATCCATGTTTTCAACAGCAGTATTTGCAGAACCAACTTTAGAATTAGATGTGTCATCACAAGAAATCAAAGCACTAGATTCAATATGGATTTCAGGAAAAATCACTGAAGTATCCCAATTCAAACCAGTTAAACTAAAAATAATTGGTCCAGATGGGGCACTAGTTTTTGCACCACAATTAGCAATAAAAGATAATGGTGAATTTAAAAAATTACTTAATCCACCCATCCCAAGTTTCAAAGAAGGAACATATTTGGTGACTGCAAGTCATGAAGATTCAGAAATTACAGCATCAACACAATTTACTGTTACATCACAAGCAATTCCAAGAAATCCAGATGCAGTCATAATTAAAGAAAACCCAACAATAGTAAAGGAATTGCCAAAAACCACCAGCGGGATTACAATGTCAGCAGATGCAATCAATGGTTCAGATATCATTACAATTAACGGGAATACAAGTTATCGAGGAACAGATATCACATTAATTGTAAATTCACCTGCTGGAAATTTGGTGACAATTGCACAAGTAACGCCTGGAATTAATGGAGATTTTGAAATTGAAATTAAAGTAGGAGGTCCATTGTGGAAAGAAGATGGAATGTATACAATTACTGCAAATCAAGGTACAGCATCAGAACATAAGCAATCAATCAAAGTAGAGATAAAAGAAGGCGTAGTTGTACCAGAATTTGGAGTTATTACATCTTTGGTGTTGGCAAT
- a CDS encoding RidA family protein has product MIEEKLESLGVRLPNPPIPAGSYVPAIKTGNLLFISGQIPMEEGKVVFTGKVSDDNLETAQKSARMCAINILAQIKRELGSLDKVTKIVKLSGFVNSMPEFVQHPKVINPASDLFFEIFEEKGKHARVAVGVACLPLNSMTEIDAIIEFSD; this is encoded by the coding sequence ATGATTGAGGAAAAATTAGAATCATTAGGAGTTAGACTTCCAAATCCACCAATACCTGCAGGATCTTATGTACCAGCCATAAAAACAGGCAATTTGTTGTTTATTTCAGGACAAATTCCAATGGAAGAAGGAAAAGTGGTTTTCACAGGAAAAGTATCTGATGATAATTTAGAAACAGCCCAAAAATCAGCAAGAATGTGTGCAATTAACATTTTAGCTCAGATAAAAAGAGAGTTAGGTAGTTTAGATAAAGTAACAAAGATTGTAAAACTATCAGGATTTGTAAATTCAATGCCAGAATTTGTACAACATCCCAAAGTCATCAACCCAGCATCAGATTTGTTTTTTGAAATATTTGAAGAGAAAGGAAAACATGCAAGAGTTGCAGTGGGTGTTGCATGTTTGCCTTTGAATTCAATGACTGAAATTGATGCAATAATAGAATTTTCAGATTAA